In uncultured Cohaesibacter sp., a genomic segment contains:
- a CDS encoding cupin domain-containing protein encodes MGADIGERLRQVRLAYGLSQRALAKKTGVANATISQIESGQSNPSVGALKRILDGLDMDLARFFSFELSQEERYFYKASDLKEIGRGKLSFRLVGADRPEKSIQMLHETLMPGADTGRVALSHKGEECGIVISGSLEVTIGEERQILRPGDAWYFESALPHRFRNTGAEACICISACSPPTF; translated from the coding sequence ATCGGAGCCGATATCGGCGAACGTCTGCGTCAGGTGCGTCTGGCCTATGGTCTGTCGCAGCGTGCTCTGGCCAAGAAGACCGGCGTGGCAAATGCCACCATTTCGCAGATCGAGAGCGGTCAGTCCAATCCCTCCGTTGGCGCCCTGAAAAGGATCCTTGATGGCCTTGATATGGACCTTGCCCGTTTCTTCTCCTTCGAGCTGTCTCAGGAAGAGCGCTATTTCTACAAGGCCAGCGACCTCAAGGAGATCGGACGAGGCAAATTGTCCTTCCGGTTGGTCGGGGCAGACAGGCCGGAAAAGAGCATTCAGATGCTGCACGAAACCCTCATGCCCGGCGCAGATACAGGTCGCGTGGCCCTTAGCCACAAGGGGGAGGAATGCGGGATCGTTATTTCCGGCAGTCTGGAGGTCACCATCGGGGAAGAGCGTCAGATCTTGCGTCCGGGCGACGCATGGTATTTTGAAAGCGCTCTGCCGCACAGATTCCGCAATACCGGAGCCGAGGCCTGCATCTGCATCAGTGCCTGCTCGCCGCCTACCTTCTAG
- a CDS encoding bile acid:sodium symporter family protein, with amino-acid sequence MMTVGLSVRLSDFKALPKQWNAVGAGLLAQLVFLPLIALCVALITRLDTVYAIGLIILASAPGGISSNLLTVLARGKTALSISLTIVTNLVAFITIPTVLSIAFVIFSGSGLEGPSSSELYALPFGETAMKVLAISALPLAIGMLICRFLPRFAMRIEKPAKFIASAIFAAIVVNSFYSEWNSIMSHWSTVGPAVVLLNLAAIGSALLFSRMFGLNAQQALTIAIECGLQNVALALVISQFMGEGRFMVPSSIYALVMNVSVLILIAAGNKLSEAKSEAHDNQ; translated from the coding sequence ATGATGACAGTCGGCCTTTCCGTTCGTCTTTCTGATTTCAAGGCTCTGCCGAAGCAATGGAATGCTGTTGGGGCCGGTCTGCTGGCCCAGTTGGTCTTCCTGCCGTTGATCGCCCTGTGCGTTGCACTGATTACCCGCCTTGATACGGTTTATGCCATCGGCCTTATCATTCTGGCCTCTGCTCCGGGCGGGATTTCTTCCAACCTGCTCACGGTTCTGGCGCGCGGCAAGACGGCGCTGTCGATCTCGCTGACCATTGTCACCAATCTGGTTGCCTTCATCACCATCCCGACGGTGCTTTCCATCGCCTTTGTCATTTTCAGCGGATCCGGCCTTGAGGGGCCAAGCAGCAGCGAGCTTTATGCTCTGCCATTTGGTGAAACCGCCATGAAGGTTCTGGCGATCTCGGCACTGCCGCTTGCCATCGGCATGCTGATCTGCCGCTTCCTGCCCCGCTTCGCGATGCGCATTGAAAAGCCGGCAAAATTCATCGCCTCCGCCATTTTTGCCGCGATCGTTGTGAATTCCTTCTACAGCGAGTGGAACAGCATCATGTCGCACTGGAGCACGGTTGGCCCGGCTGTCGTTCTGCTTAACCTCGCCGCCATCGGCTCGGCGTTGCTCTTTAGCCGTATGTTTGGCCTCAATGCCCAGCAGGCACTGACGATTGCCATTGAGTGCGGATTGCAGAATGTGGCGCTGGCGCTGGTCATTTCGCAATTCATGGGTGAAGGCCGTTTCATGGTGCCATCTTCTATCTATGCGCTGGTCATGAATGTGTCGGTTCTGATCCTGATTGCGGCGGGTAACAAGCTCTCCGAAGCCAAGAGCGAAGCGCACGACAATCAATAA
- a CDS encoding copper chaperone PCu(A)C produces MKKILAGVIFLGMSLVAAQAEEWKVGSITISAPFARASAGMANAGGGFMQISNEGEADRLIAASADVGHMTELHTHIKEGDVMRMRAVEAIDVPANGEVALKPGSFHVMFMKLKAPLKEGESFPLELTFEHAGKVTIEMPVAGVGAMNAPKM; encoded by the coding sequence ATGAAGAAAATTCTTGCAGGGGTGATTTTTCTGGGCATGTCGTTGGTGGCCGCTCAGGCTGAAGAATGGAAAGTGGGATCCATCACCATATCGGCTCCTTTTGCCAGAGCTTCGGCGGGCATGGCCAATGCCGGTGGTGGCTTCATGCAGATCAGCAATGAAGGCGAGGCAGACCGGTTGATCGCGGCAAGCGCTGATGTCGGCCATATGACCGAATTGCATACCCACATCAAGGAAGGTGATGTCATGCGCATGCGGGCTGTCGAAGCCATCGATGTGCCTGCCAATGGCGAAGTGGCGCTTAAACCGGGAAGCTTTCATGTGATGTTCATGAAGCTGAAGGCACCGCTCAAGGAAGGGGAGAGCTTTCCGCTCGAACTGACATTCGAGCATGCCGGCAAAGTGACGATTGAGATGCCTGTCGCCGGTGTCGGAGCGATGAACGCCCCCAAAATGTAG
- the menA gene encoding 1,4-dihydroxy-2-naphthoate octaprenyltransferase: MAGQFGKKASRSSIWLTAMRPKTLLLSLSPVLLAGLIVFGMDFSADWLVFPIIILSSVSIQIATNLWNDAADASSGLDQASERLGPPRATSLGLLKAWHVRLAAFLFLLLAALCGLYLVYVGGWPILLIGIVGIICAFGYSSGPYPISGSPYGEVFVIIFFGIMAVMGSAYLLTGTWSEVSFWAGFYIGLPAAAVLVVNNYRDRVGDEKGGRRTLVIQIGPKAAKRLYAILMLFSCVGLVHVNSLLHPGTLSMASLIVTAIVMVFALALPIRRFFLADTATLQNRCLLGTSVFQLQWLVAFVIIMLLS; the protein is encoded by the coding sequence ATGGCCGGGCAATTTGGCAAGAAGGCCAGTCGGTCTTCCATTTGGTTGACCGCGATGCGTCCCAAGACGCTTCTGCTTTCTCTCAGTCCAGTCCTGCTCGCCGGTCTCATTGTATTTGGAATGGATTTCAGTGCCGACTGGCTCGTCTTTCCCATTATCATTCTCTCGTCCGTGAGCATCCAGATTGCAACCAATCTGTGGAATGATGCCGCCGACGCCTCATCCGGTCTCGATCAGGCCTCCGAGCGGCTGGGGCCGCCAAGGGCTACCAGCCTTGGCCTGCTCAAGGCTTGGCACGTGCGCCTTGCGGCGTTTCTTTTCCTGCTGCTGGCCGCGCTCTGCGGGCTGTATCTCGTCTATGTTGGCGGCTGGCCCATTCTGCTCATCGGCATTGTGGGCATTATCTGCGCCTTTGGCTATTCTTCCGGCCCCTACCCGATATCGGGTTCTCCCTATGGCGAAGTCTTCGTCATCATCTTCTTCGGTATCATGGCCGTCATGGGCAGCGCCTATCTGCTGACCGGCACATGGTCGGAGGTGAGCTTCTGGGCTGGCTTCTATATCGGATTGCCCGCCGCTGCGGTTCTGGTGGTCAATAATTACCGGGATCGGGTGGGCGATGAAAAGGGTGGACGCCGCACGCTGGTAATCCAGATCGGCCCCAAGGCCGCCAAGCGCCTCTATGCCATTTTGATGCTGTTTTCCTGCGTCGGGCTGGTGCATGTGAACAGTCTTCTGCATCCCGGTACACTCAGCATGGCCAGCCTCATCGTTACCGCCATCGTGATGGTCTTTGCGTTGGCTTTGCCGATCAGACGTTTCTTTCTGGCAGACACCGCCACACTGCAAAATCGCTGTCTGCTGGGAACCTCGGTGTTTCAGCTGCAATGGCTGGTCGCCTTCGTGATCATCATGCTGCTGAGCTGA
- a CDS encoding DUF4202 family protein has translation MATLDEILEIIDQLNAQDPRMIAPQGTAAVPADLLRGFRMSLACQDFAPMADDLVKIAARGQQLESWLFVEREEDPAAQQDPILLADNQRRHSADKLCKILAANGYDEKDCTTVRYLLEGRANSRDGRAQLLEDLNGLVFIRFHAIELRDKCSEETFVSLLQEILSGMSDEALYHVIDQIDDQLLIEAIQSIRSDMSLEKKSVVYLD, from the coding sequence ATGGCCACGCTCGACGAAATTCTGGAAATCATTGACCAGTTGAATGCGCAGGATCCCCGGATGATCGCACCGCAAGGCACTGCGGCGGTGCCAGCAGACCTGCTCAGAGGCTTCCGCATGAGCCTTGCCTGTCAGGATTTTGCCCCCATGGCCGATGATCTCGTCAAGATTGCAGCCCGTGGTCAGCAGCTTGAAAGCTGGTTATTTGTAGAAAGAGAAGAGGATCCGGCAGCCCAGCAAGATCCTATTTTGCTCGCAGATAACCAACGCAGGCATAGCGCTGACAAGCTTTGCAAGATCTTGGCCGCCAATGGTTATGATGAAAAGGACTGCACCACGGTCCGCTATCTTCTGGAAGGCCGGGCAAATAGCCGCGATGGTCGGGCGCAATTGCTCGAAGATCTCAATGGTCTGGTTTTCATCCGCTTTCACGCTATCGAGTTGCGCGACAAATGCTCGGAAGAGACATTTGTCTCTCTTTTGCAAGAGATCCTCTCTGGCATGAGTGACGAAGCGCTTTACCATGTGATCGACCAGATCGACGATCAGCTTCTGATCGAAGCCATTCAGTCCATCAGGTCCGACATGAGCCTTGAAAAGAAGTCGGTCGTCTATCTCGATTAG
- a CDS encoding hybrid sensor histidine kinase/response regulator: MFLKTPDSIYLGHITSASVLIYIASSNPHVYTWFLVLWGILEIIFYPLLMEVWRRSYIRLSPERKAPYLWIRLMDYLSFLVGASWGVMTYVSLNADNVAHFAIQMSIAAGATAAAVRSLAVFPRSFALYAVPYLGLLALRLMLMGNEFILLGGLVLIFLSMMLRFGHDTLESVSQYIQMSNENLELAQRYRDAAEAARHANREKTRLLAAASHDLRQPLHAIGLHIETLPLKEMSEKSRETLNRIRTSLQTLSKLFNSLLDVSLLDSGKVQVRPMVFDLENMLNHVLDDYEPLAEIAHVTLMIECPKVGIMGDAILVRRMVQNLLSNAIRHSGGGFARIVVETQDGELSISVCDDGPGIPEEHQSIIFEEFTQIKQRSNRVMPNIDNTDRVEKGLGLGLAIVRRLADLQNLTLKLDTGPSGTNISICGFAVAPLAKQPEVSSRSFDRIASLFDQKHVLVVDDDEETRQATASLLQTWGCKLSSAESLEEMEQIDAPIDLIISDYSFPANYTGLEIIDTARKRYGKDLKALIISGDLTEDVQQRVSQAKLLLIHKPVQPVQLRSAMLGLFSSADNAQVIS, translated from the coding sequence GTGTTTTTGAAGACGCCGGACTCCATTTATCTCGGGCACATCACCAGCGCCTCTGTGCTCATATATATCGCCAGCAGTAACCCTCATGTCTATACATGGTTTCTTGTTCTCTGGGGCATATTGGAAATCATTTTCTATCCCTTGCTGATGGAAGTCTGGCGCCGAAGCTATATAAGGCTGTCGCCCGAGCGCAAGGCTCCCTATCTCTGGATCCGGCTGATGGATTATCTGAGTTTTCTCGTCGGTGCCAGTTGGGGGGTGATGACCTATGTCAGCCTCAATGCCGACAATGTGGCCCATTTTGCCATTCAGATGTCGATTGCAGCAGGCGCCACGGCGGCGGCCGTTCGCTCTCTTGCCGTTTTTCCGCGCTCCTTTGCTCTCTATGCCGTTCCCTATCTCGGTCTGCTCGCCTTGCGGCTGATGTTGATGGGAAATGAATTCATATTGCTGGGCGGGCTGGTCCTTATTTTCCTGTCGATGATGCTTCGTTTTGGGCATGATACGCTGGAATCGGTGTCGCAATATATCCAGATGAGCAACGAAAATCTTGAGTTGGCGCAGCGATATCGGGATGCCGCTGAAGCGGCCCGACACGCCAATCGCGAGAAAACACGCCTGCTGGCTGCTGCCAGTCATGATTTGCGCCAACCGTTGCATGCGATTGGCCTGCATATCGAGACCCTGCCATTGAAGGAAATGAGCGAGAAGAGCAGGGAGACCCTGAACCGGATCCGGACATCACTCCAGACCCTTTCCAAGCTGTTCAATTCACTTCTTGATGTCAGTCTTCTCGACAGTGGCAAGGTTCAGGTTCGGCCCATGGTTTTTGATCTGGAAAACATGCTCAACCATGTGCTGGATGATTATGAACCACTGGCTGAAATAGCCCATGTCACCTTGATGATCGAGTGCCCCAAGGTTGGTATCATGGGGGATGCAATTCTGGTCCGGCGGATGGTTCAGAATCTGCTCTCCAATGCAATCCGCCATTCTGGTGGCGGTTTCGCCCGGATCGTGGTGGAGACACAGGACGGAGAATTGAGCATATCGGTCTGTGATGACGGGCCGGGGATTCCCGAAGAGCATCAATCGATCATTTTTGAGGAATTCACCCAGATCAAGCAACGTTCCAATCGCGTGATGCCGAATATCGACAATACCGACCGGGTGGAGAAAGGTCTCGGACTGGGGCTTGCCATTGTCAGACGTCTGGCCGATTTGCAAAATCTCACCCTGAAGCTGGATACCGGTCCATCGGGCACGAATATCAGCATCTGCGGTTTCGCCGTTGCACCTCTGGCCAAACAGCCGGAAGTCTCCAGCCGGTCATTTGACCGGATTGCCTCCCTGTTTGATCAGAAGCATGTCCTTGTCGTTGATGATGACGAAGAAACACGGCAGGCTACTGCCAGCCTCCTTCAGACATGGGGCTGCAAGCTATCATCCGCCGAAAGCCTTGAGGAAATGGAACAGATCGACGCCCCGATTGATCTCATCATTTCCGACTACTCATTTCCAGCCAACTATACCGGGCTCGAAATTATCGACACGGCGCGCAAGCGTTATGGCAAGGATCTCAAGGCACTGATCATTTCGGGAGACTTGACCGAAGATGTGCAGCAGCGGGTCAGTCAGGCAAAGCTGTTGCTGATCCACAAGCCTGTTCAGCCGGTGCAACTGCGATCTGCCATGCTGGGGCTGTTTTCAAGCGCCGACAATGCTCAGGTCATCTCCTGA
- a CDS encoding response regulator transcription factor produces MRIILADDHPLYRTGMKQMLLGLYPDATIDEAGDARALDAQISAQPGPDLIISDLLFPGFDYMRDLKRLRQTFSLCPIIAVSMMNDPNEVDHIMALGVNGYVSKSVPSDQMLEAVQNVMQGHIEVRLSEEGFSPEIQGLIKPALSELTPRQIEILKLLRHGLSNKEIARELDLSPFTVRSHVSALMKNLGVSNRAAASAIAASYGLN; encoded by the coding sequence ATGCGGATAATTTTGGCAGACGACCATCCCTTGTATCGCACCGGCATGAAACAGATGCTTTTGGGGCTGTATCCGGATGCGACAATTGATGAAGCCGGAGATGCGCGGGCGCTCGATGCTCAGATCTCAGCTCAACCCGGGCCGGATCTGATCATCTCCGATTTGCTCTTCCCCGGCTTCGACTATATGCGCGACCTTAAAAGGCTGAGACAGACCTTTTCCCTGTGTCCGATCATCGCGGTGTCGATGATGAATGATCCAAACGAGGTGGATCATATCATGGCTCTGGGGGTCAATGGCTATGTCTCCAAGTCGGTGCCATCCGATCAGATGCTGGAGGCTGTGCAGAATGTGATGCAGGGCCATATCGAAGTGCGCCTGAGCGAGGAGGGTTTTTCTCCGGAAATTCAGGGATTGATCAAGCCTGCTCTGAGCGAATTGACGCCGCGTCAGATTGAGATACTCAAACTGCTCCGCCACGGCCTTTCCAACAAGGAAATCGCCAGAGAGCTGGATCTTTCGCCCTTCACCGTGCGCAGTCATGTTTCGGCCCTGATGAAGAATCTGGGCGTATCAAACCGGGCGGCGGCATCTGCCATTGCGGCAAGCTATGGGCTGAATTGA
- a CDS encoding YbhB/YbcL family Raf kinase inhibitor-like protein, which yields MQLISPDFKDGDLLPNKCVSRGLGGEDLSPLLQWSDVPAEAKSLALTCYDPDAPTGSGFWHMIITNIPVSETGEISSATLPASAKSALNDAGTENYTGAYPPADDPAHRYIFTLHALSLDAIEPEGMTGAYVRFNIMRNQIASASITGHFKNNG from the coding sequence ATGCAACTTATCAGTCCCGATTTCAAAGACGGCGATCTCCTGCCCAACAAATGCGTATCCAGGGGTCTGGGTGGAGAAGATCTTTCTCCCCTTCTGCAATGGAGCGACGTGCCAGCAGAGGCCAAGAGCCTTGCCCTGACATGCTATGACCCCGACGCCCCCACCGGCTCGGGCTTCTGGCACATGATCATTACCAATATCCCGGTCTCCGAGACGGGCGAAATTTCCAGCGCCACCCTGCCCGCCAGCGCCAAGAGCGCTCTCAATGATGCAGGAACAGAAAATTACACCGGCGCCTACCCGCCAGCAGATGATCCGGCCCATCGTTATATCTTCACCCTGCATGCGCTCAGTTTGGATGCAATCGAGCCTGAAGGCATGACCGGGGCCTATGTGCGCTTCAATATCATGCGCAATCAGATCGCTTCGGCCAGCATTACCGGCCATTTCAAAAACAACGGCTAG
- the phnF gene encoding phosphonate metabolism transcriptional regulator PhnF, translated as MASDIIRSDIGRRTGIALWRQIADAIRAGISSGLGDENGKLPPETELAEQFGVNRHTVRSAISALVSDGILRAEQGRGTFIIRPERLTYPISKRTRFSASLAEQGQKGEARIMSSDIIPASAEVAKALALETEAPVLQIRSVGIGGETPISRTTAWFDCHRFPQMADNLARFGSVTKAFAACGLDDYLRKSTMVEAYHATLDDIEILRLSPGSIVLVTLAINADLQGRPVQFSKTRFAADRVSLQIELDPFKQD; from the coding sequence ATGGCTTCAGACATCATAAGAAGTGACATCGGACGTCGCACCGGAATTGCCCTTTGGCGACAGATTGCAGATGCCATCCGGGCCGGCATTTCCTCCGGGCTCGGAGACGAGAATGGCAAATTGCCACCGGAAACAGAACTGGCCGAACAATTTGGCGTCAACCGGCATACGGTCCGCTCGGCCATTTCCGCTCTGGTCAGCGATGGCATCCTGCGCGCCGAACAGGGGCGCGGAACGTTCATTATTCGCCCCGAGCGCCTCACCTATCCGATTTCCAAGCGCACGCGCTTTTCAGCCAGTCTCGCCGAGCAGGGCCAGAAGGGCGAGGCCCGCATCATGTCCAGTGATATCATTCCAGCCTCGGCAGAAGTCGCCAAGGCACTGGCGCTTGAGACTGAGGCTCCGGTGTTGCAGATCCGCTCCGTTGGCATTGGCGGCGAAACTCCCATCAGCCGAACGACAGCCTGGTTCGATTGTCATCGGTTTCCCCAAATGGCCGATAATCTTGCGCGTTTCGGCTCGGTTACAAAGGCATTTGCGGCCTGCGGACTGGATGATTATTTGCGCAAATCGACGATGGTGGAGGCCTATCACGCCACGCTGGATGACATAGAGATCCTGCGCCTCTCTCCCGGCTCCATTGTCCTTGTGACACTGGCGATCAATGCCGATCTGCAAGGCCGCCCGGTGCAATTTTCCAAGACCCGCTTTGCAGCGGACAGGGTGAGCCTGCAAATCGAACTGGATCCGTTCAAGCAGGATTGA
- the phnG gene encoding phosphonate C-P lyase system protein PhnG, which yields MSVLANAPKAELIRLWNDLDLDPGCELLRGPETGLVALRGRIGGGGAPFNFGEATITRATVRMENGVIGHALMLGRDHGKAKLAAVIDAMASDPAMSERVETSIIAPLHELAEREARKQGAETQATRVNFFTMVRGDD from the coding sequence ATGTCTGTTCTGGCCAATGCGCCCAAAGCCGAACTGATCAGGCTCTGGAACGATCTTGATCTTGATCCCGGCTGCGAGCTGCTGCGCGGACCGGAAACCGGTTTGGTTGCCCTAAGGGGACGCATTGGCGGTGGCGGTGCGCCCTTCAATTTCGGTGAAGCCACGATTACCCGGGCGACGGTGCGGATGGAAAATGGCGTGATTGGCCATGCTCTCATGCTGGGCCGCGACCATGGCAAGGCCAAGCTTGCCGCCGTCATTGATGCGATGGCCAGTGATCCGGCCATGTCCGAACGGGTCGAGACATCGATAATTGCGCCACTTCATGAACTGGCGGAAAGGGAAGCACGCAAACAAGGCGCAGAAACACAAGCCACCCGCGTCAATTTCTTCACTATGGTCAGGGGAGACGACTGA
- the phnH gene encoding phosphonate C-P lyase system protein PhnH → MPAQTNGISHSENANRAMMGGLSNPVFQSQTIFRAVMNAMARPGTIHALAVDAQPPAPMMPLTAGLLATLADADSPLWLGEQMSASKALTDWLTFHVGTPFAAEPLDAAFAILPGDAGRLALDIFSKGVQDYPDRSATLIIEVESLSNKADWFLSGPGIRHHQALSVSGLSPLFLSQWQENQKLFPRGVDVIFVEEGAIACLPRTTAITLSAPDCAKDEER, encoded by the coding sequence ATGCCAGCACAGACAAATGGAATTTCCCACTCGGAAAACGCAAATCGAGCGATGATGGGTGGCTTGAGCAATCCGGTCTTTCAAAGTCAGACGATTTTTCGCGCCGTCATGAATGCCATGGCACGGCCCGGTACAATTCACGCTCTTGCCGTGGATGCGCAACCGCCAGCCCCGATGATGCCGCTCACTGCTGGCCTGCTGGCAACATTGGCAGATGCGGACTCGCCGCTCTGGCTGGGCGAGCAAATGTCCGCCAGTAAGGCGCTCACCGACTGGTTGACATTTCATGTCGGCACCCCCTTTGCCGCCGAGCCGCTTGATGCCGCTTTTGCCATTCTGCCCGGCGATGCTGGCAGGCTGGCGCTCGATATATTCTCAAAAGGGGTGCAGGACTATCCGGACCGGTCAGCCACGCTGATTATCGAGGTGGAGAGCCTCAGCAACAAGGCCGACTGGTTTCTGTCCGGGCCGGGTATCAGGCATCATCAAGCCCTTTCCGTTTCTGGATTGTCGCCACTGTTTCTCTCCCAATGGCAGGAGAACCAGAAACTGTTCCCGCGCGGTGTGGATGTCATTTTCGTCGAGGAAGGGGCCATTGCCTGCCTGCCGCGCACAACGGCCATTACCTTATCTGCCCCCGATTGCGCCAAAGACGAGGAGCGTTGA
- a CDS encoding carbon-phosphorus lyase complex subunit PhnI, giving the protein MYVAVKGGEAAIRAAHELLADRRRGDRTLPAISLDQISEQMALAVDRVMSEGALYDRELAALAIKQARGDMIEAIFLMRAYRTTLPRMGYSEPVDTGEMKIQRRISATFKDLPGGQILGPTFDYTHRLLDPSLAKDEEVPAPQSCEHDLSGEKQTMPRVSDLIAGEGLMEPDSAPPDAEGDWQEPGDLTRKPMQFPMSRDLRLQALSRGDEGFLLSLGYSTQRGFGRSHPFAGEIRIGEVDVRMEVPELGFDVSVGHIQVSECQMVNQFKGSKSVPPQFTRGYGLVFGQSERKSMSMALCDRALRARELEEDITAPAQDEEFVISHADNVQATGFVEHLKLPHYVDFQAELKLVRRMQAEFHANHPQEKAKDQQQEAAQ; this is encoded by the coding sequence ATGTATGTTGCCGTTAAGGGCGGAGAAGCCGCCATTCGCGCCGCGCATGAATTGCTCGCAGACCGCCGCAGGGGAGACCGCACCCTGCCAGCCATTTCGCTGGATCAGATTTCCGAGCAAATGGCGCTTGCCGTGGATCGGGTGATGAGCGAGGGGGCGCTCTATGACAGGGAACTGGCGGCGCTTGCCATCAAGCAGGCAAGGGGCGACATGATCGAAGCGATCTTCCTGATGCGTGCCTACCGCACGACGCTGCCCCGCATGGGCTATTCCGAACCGGTCGATACCGGCGAGATGAAGATCCAGCGTCGCATATCAGCCACGTTCAAGGATCTGCCCGGCGGACAGATTCTTGGCCCCACCTTCGATTACACCCACCGCTTGCTCGATCCTTCTCTGGCCAAAGATGAAGAGGTGCCTGCGCCGCAAAGCTGTGAGCATGACCTCTCGGGCGAAAAGCAAACCATGCCCCGTGTTTCCGATCTGATCGCAGGGGAAGGGCTCATGGAGCCGGACAGTGCCCCGCCCGATGCCGAGGGGGATTGGCAGGAGCCGGGAGATCTGACCCGCAAGCCGATGCAATTTCCCATGAGCCGGGACTTGCGCCTACAGGCTCTTTCGCGCGGAGACGAGGGCTTCCTGCTCTCCCTTGGCTATTCCACCCAGCGCGGTTTTGGCCGCAGTCATCCCTTCGCCGGAGAAATTCGCATAGGCGAGGTGGATGTCAGAATGGAAGTGCCCGAATTGGGCTTTGATGTCTCGGTCGGGCATATTCAGGTCAGCGAGTGCCAGATGGTCAACCAGTTCAAGGGCTCCAAAAGCGTTCCGCCGCAATTCACCCGTGGCTACGGTCTGGTCTTTGGCCAGTCTGAGCGCAAATCCATGTCGATGGCCCTGTGCGACCGGGCTTTGCGTGCCAGAGAATTGGAAGAAGATATCACCGCACCGGCACAGGACGAGGAATTCGTCATTTCCCATGCCGACAATGTTCAGGCCACCGGCTTCGTAGAGCATCTCAAGCTGCCCCACTATGTCGATTTTCAGGCCGAGCTCAAGCTGGTGCGCCGCATGCAGGCGGAATTCCATGCCAATCATCCGCAAGAGAAAGCTAAAGATCAGCAACAGGAGGCGGCTCAATGA
- a CDS encoding alpha-D-ribose 1-methylphosphonate 5-phosphate C-P-lyase PhnJ, whose amino-acid sequence MTQASLKNIEAQESPIADYNFAYLDEQTKRMIRRAILKGIAIPGYQVPFASREMPMPYGWGTGGVQVTASIIGPDDTLKVIDQGADDTTNAVSIRAFFARMARVKTTTHTSDATVIQTRHRIPEEPLHEGQVIVFQVPIPEPLRFLEPRETETRKMHAVEDYGLMHVKLYEDIAQKGHIATNYAYPVKVKGRYIMDPSPTPKFDNPKMHRSEALQLYGAGREMRIYAIPPHTDVVSLDFEDYPFEVQQFEEPCALCGGTGVFLDEVILDDQGGRMFVCSDSDYCEDRRAKGHSGAMSADIYQGATKSVTEEGTGA is encoded by the coding sequence ATGACGCAGGCATCCCTCAAGAATATCGAGGCTCAAGAGAGCCCGATTGCCGACTATAACTTCGCCTATCTGGATGAACAGACCAAGCGCATGATTCGCCGGGCGATCCTCAAGGGGATCGCCATTCCCGGCTATCAGGTGCCCTTTGCCAGCCGTGAAATGCCCATGCCCTATGGCTGGGGCACCGGCGGCGTTCAGGTCACGGCAAGCATCATCGGCCCCGACGACACGCTCAAGGTCATCGATCAGGGGGCGGATGACACCACCAATGCGGTCTCCATTCGCGCCTTCTTTGCCAGAATGGCCAGAGTGAAGACAACGACCCACACCTCAGATGCCACCGTCATCCAGACGCGTCACCGCATCCCGGAAGAGCCGCTGCATGAAGGGCAGGTGATCGTCTTTCAGGTGCCGATCCCCGAACCCTTGCGTTTTCTTGAGCCACGCGAGACCGAAACCCGCAAGATGCATGCCGTAGAAGATTACGGCCTGATGCATGTAAAGCTCTATGAGGATATCGCCCAGAAGGGCCATATCGCCACCAACTATGCCTATCCGGTCAAGGTCAAGGGGCGCTATATCATGGATCCGTCGCCGACCCCGAAATTCGACAATCCGAAAATGCACCGCTCGGAAGCCTTGCAGCTTTACGGTGCCGGACGTGAAATGCGCATCTATGCCATCCCGCCCCATACCGACGTCGTGAGCCTTGATTTCGAAGACTATCCCTTCGAAGTGCAGCAATTCGAAGAGCCTTGCGCGCTTTGCGGCGGGACCGGCGTTTTTCTCGACGAAGTCATTCTCGATGATCAGGGCGGACGGATGTTCGTCTGCTCCGATAGCGATTATTGCGAAGACCGCCGCGCGAAAGGACATAGCGGAGCAATGTCCGCAGATATCTATCAAGGCGCAACAAAATCCGTAACCGAGGAAGGAACCGGCGCATGA